In one window of Halomarina pelagica DNA:
- a CDS encoding acetoacetate decarboxylase family protein, with the protein MSERQFDPERYTGMPDGTYVPSPQLIKNARMLIVGYEADPEVLESALPPGLDPHPNNLVQMNMYRVPSAEQTSHLDPYTLTYLTVEVADRDSRAISAAQGEIPVPGRFWVGYWNDSPQMQAYTREGGGIPTLDGACEWEEADGELSSTLSVDGTPVIEAEASVGDEQVDTLTGHLHYYAHRQIPDPAGGRAQINELVEFPIPFVSELYEAEVDRVDFDFPDGSPFQRFAPVEPLSTPSVLHGTVTFTYSQGRRVRDYLAEEASRGLSSDVSDR; encoded by the coding sequence ATGAGCGAACGACAATTCGACCCCGAGCGGTACACCGGAATGCCTGATGGGACGTACGTCCCGTCGCCGCAGCTAATCAAGAACGCGCGGATGCTCATCGTCGGCTACGAGGCCGACCCCGAGGTACTCGAATCGGCGTTGCCTCCCGGCCTCGACCCGCACCCGAACAACCTCGTTCAGATGAACATGTATCGAGTGCCGTCGGCGGAGCAGACGAGCCACCTCGACCCGTACACGCTCACCTACCTGACCGTGGAGGTCGCCGACCGCGACAGCCGCGCGATCAGCGCCGCACAGGGCGAGATTCCCGTCCCCGGCCGGTTCTGGGTGGGCTACTGGAACGACTCCCCGCAGATGCAGGCGTACACCCGCGAAGGTGGCGGCATCCCGACGCTCGACGGGGCCTGTGAGTGGGAGGAGGCCGACGGCGAGTTGTCCTCGACGCTCTCGGTCGACGGCACCCCGGTCATCGAAGCCGAGGCGAGCGTCGGCGACGAGCAGGTGGACACGCTCACCGGCCACCTGCACTACTACGCGCATCGGCAGATACCGGATCCGGCGGGCGGCCGAGCGCAGATCAACGAACTCGTCGAGTTCCCGATCCCCTTCGTCAGCGAACTGTACGAGGCCGAGGTCGACCGCGTCGACTTCGACTTCCCCGACGGATCGCCGTTCCAGCGGTTCGCTCCCGTCGAACCGCTCTCGACGCCGTCGGTCCTCCACGGCACGGTCACGTTCACCTACTCGCAGGGCCGACGCGTCCGGGACTACCTCGCCGAGGAGGCGTCGCGGGGGCTGTCGTCGGACGTTTCCGATCGGTAA
- a CDS encoding ABC transporter ATP-binding protein, translating into MSLLELDGVNAYYGNSHVLFDLSMTVEENEIVVLLGRNGAGKTTTLRSIVGTVPRRTGRIRYRGTDIVGESVDRISNMGIKLVPERRRVFPTLTVHENLLVAHDACDDPRDVEEMYGIFPALDDHRENRGRNLSGGEQQMLSVARALVQDPDLLLLDEPTEGLAPVIVDDLREVLGQVVREDVTVVLTEQNVAFSFELAERAYIIEKGSTVYEGTIDELRSREDLLEEYLSVSVAESAD; encoded by the coding sequence GTGAGCCTGCTCGAACTCGACGGCGTGAACGCCTACTACGGCAACAGCCACGTCCTGTTCGACCTCTCGATGACCGTCGAGGAGAACGAGATCGTCGTCCTGCTCGGGCGCAACGGCGCGGGCAAGACGACCACGCTGCGTAGCATCGTCGGGACGGTCCCCCGTCGAACGGGCCGCATCCGCTACCGCGGGACCGACATCGTCGGGGAGTCGGTCGATCGCATCAGCAACATGGGCATCAAGCTCGTCCCCGAGCGCCGGCGCGTCTTCCCGACGCTCACCGTCCACGAGAACCTGCTGGTCGCCCACGACGCCTGCGACGATCCGCGCGACGTAGAGGAGATGTACGGGATCTTCCCGGCGCTCGACGACCACCGCGAGAACAGGGGACGCAACCTCTCGGGGGGCGAACAGCAGATGCTCTCGGTGGCCCGCGCGCTCGTACAGGACCCCGACCTCCTCCTGCTCGACGAACCCACCGAGGGGCTGGCCCCGGTCATCGTCGACGACCTCCGGGAGGTCCTCGGGCAGGTCGTCCGGGAGGACGTCACCGTCGTCCTCACCGAGCAGAACGTCGCGTTCTCGTTCGAACTGGCCGAGCGCGCCTACATCATCGAGAAGGGGAGCACCGTCTACGAGGGCACCATCGACGAACTCCGCTCGCGCGAGGACCTCCTCGAGGAGTACCTCTCGGTGTCGGTCGCGGAGAGCGCGGACTGA
- a CDS encoding ABC transporter ATP-binding protein: MTTVLETEGLTKAFGRLVAVDDVTVSIDSEDITSIIGPNGAGKTTFYNLLSGQLKPTAGGVRLRPRGGGDLVDVTGDEPYEISRLGLSRAYQINNVFEGLSVLDNVRIARISLQGRTLDLTSRATEDEELTERAWEVIELARLEEVAETECSNLSHGDTRKVEIALALGTDPSVVLLDEPTAGMNASETRKMVDLVQRLNENTDTTFVLTEHDMEVVLGISDRILVLDSGGLIAEGTPAEVMADERVKEAYLGGEEA, encoded by the coding sequence ATGACGACCGTCCTCGAGACGGAGGGGCTGACCAAGGCGTTCGGCCGACTGGTCGCCGTGGACGACGTGACCGTCAGCATCGACTCCGAGGACATCACCAGCATCATCGGTCCCAACGGGGCGGGGAAGACGACGTTCTACAACCTGCTCTCGGGACAGCTGAAACCGACGGCGGGCGGCGTCCGACTGCGCCCGCGAGGCGGCGGCGACCTGGTCGACGTGACCGGCGACGAACCGTACGAGATCAGCCGCCTCGGCCTCTCGCGGGCGTACCAGATCAACAACGTCTTCGAGGGGCTGTCGGTGCTCGACAACGTGCGCATCGCGCGCATCAGCCTCCAGGGACGGACGCTCGACCTCACCTCGCGGGCGACCGAGGACGAGGAACTCACCGAGCGCGCCTGGGAGGTGATCGAACTCGCGCGCCTCGAGGAGGTGGCCGAGACCGAGTGCTCCAACCTCTCGCACGGGGATACCAGGAAGGTCGAGATCGCCCTCGCGCTCGGCACCGATCCCTCCGTCGTCCTGCTCGACGAACCCACGGCGGGGATGAACGCGAGCGAGACCCGGAAGATGGTGGATCTCGTCCAGCGGTTGAACGAGAACACGGATACGACGTTCGTGCTGACCGAGCACGACATGGAGGTCGTCCTCGGCATCTCCGACCGGATCCTCGTGCTCGACAGCGGCGGGCTCATCGCGGAGGGGACGCCGGCGGAGGTGATGGCCGACGAACGGGTCAAGGAGGCCTACCTCGGGGGTGAGGAGGCGTGA
- a CDS encoding branched-chain amino acid ABC transporter permease: MVSPDLLANQIIAGLSIGSWLFLVAVGLSLIFGVLDVLNFTHGALFMIGAYVAVVAVNSAVGNFWIGVIAAGLVVGVLGAAIEAGFIRRVYDREPLDQLLLTFAFVLMLTDAVRFVFGTGQRSINPPAVFDFSVRFSENVAVGGYRLFVIVMAFVIMGLLFTVLETTNVGRVTRATSSDRDMASLLGIDVPRLYTGVFFAGCVLAGVGGALAAPLQSVTTSLGDQVIINAFVVAVIGGLGSFVGAFVGAMIIGLLISVGTIVGIPGANQLLPFVAMIAVLVLRPEGLFGGAEA; this comes from the coding sequence ATGGTAAGCCCTGACTTGCTCGCGAACCAGATCATCGCGGGGCTCAGCATCGGGAGCTGGCTGTTCCTCGTGGCCGTGGGGCTCAGCCTCATCTTCGGCGTCCTCGACGTGCTGAACTTCACCCACGGCGCGCTCTTCATGATCGGCGCGTACGTGGCCGTCGTCGCCGTCAACAGCGCCGTCGGGAACTTCTGGATCGGCGTGATCGCCGCCGGACTCGTCGTCGGCGTCCTCGGGGCGGCGATCGAGGCGGGATTCATCCGCCGGGTGTACGACCGCGAACCGCTCGACCAGCTCCTGTTGACGTTCGCGTTCGTGCTCATGCTCACCGACGCCGTCCGGTTCGTCTTCGGCACGGGACAGAGGTCCATCAACCCGCCCGCCGTCTTCGACTTCAGCGTTCGGTTCAGCGAGAACGTCGCCGTCGGCGGCTACCGACTCTTCGTCATCGTGATGGCGTTCGTCATCATGGGGTTGCTGTTCACCGTCCTCGAGACGACGAACGTCGGGCGCGTCACGCGGGCGACCTCGTCCGACCGCGACATGGCCTCGCTTCTCGGCATCGACGTGCCGCGGCTGTACACGGGCGTGTTCTTCGCCGGCTGCGTGCTCGCGGGCGTCGGCGGCGCGCTCGCCGCGCCGCTCCAGTCGGTCACCACGTCGCTCGGCGACCAGGTCATCATCAACGCCTTCGTCGTGGCCGTCATCGGCGGCCTCGGGTCGTTCGTCGGCGCGTTCGTCGGCGCGATGATCATCGGGCTACTGATCTCGGTCGGGACGATCGTCGGTATTCCGGGGGCCAACCAGCTACTCCCGTTCGTCGCCATGATCGCCGTCCTCGTCCTCCGTCCGGAGGGGCTGTTCGGGGGTGCCGAGGCGTGA
- a CDS encoding ABC transporter substrate-binding protein, whose product MTGRRKSGVETGGARRGGLGRRGFLRAAGAGAAATALAGCLGRGGGGGSGPIKIGGVFLLSGIAEALGSASQAGARLGVSAVNEAGGIMDRDVEIVFRDHNNGDAVSQITSLVQEEQVHALIGLTSSGVTLSSASAIRDLGVPFTLTDIGTPWITEHDTETYGSFFEDDNGKAAGIPNLFRTNANTTVNTYAMAKFAVEELDVTRVANIGPDYAYGSQTWDYFKAFGDALGGDFEYVESVFPKLGASDMTPQINQVKSANPDLVFTSFWAGDAVTFVQQATAQGLFDQVDDVFDTLGADPTVFEALGSSMPEGYHYSSWYWHSAYDNKANEEFVKAYKEANDGSIPSFTGPSTYSSIWLYKRAMENAESTKPEDVIAEMEGMEYDGPRGKWKIDPDSHQATAPTIIGETSTKDDVPYDGVGLKPVQSVSLDKKTAQDLLKGTGLPPGL is encoded by the coding sequence ATGACAGGCAGACGGAAGAGTGGCGTGGAAACCGGCGGAGCGCGACGAGGCGGACTGGGTCGTCGCGGGTTCCTGCGGGCGGCCGGTGCCGGCGCGGCGGCGACGGCGCTGGCGGGCTGTCTCGGCAGGGGTGGTGGTGGCGGCAGCGGTCCGATCAAGATCGGCGGCGTGTTCCTGCTCTCGGGCATCGCGGAGGCGCTGGGCTCCGCCTCGCAGGCCGGCGCGAGGCTGGGCGTGAGCGCGGTGAACGAGGCGGGCGGCATCATGGACCGCGACGTCGAGATCGTCTTTCGGGACCACAACAACGGCGACGCCGTCTCTCAGATCACGAGCCTCGTTCAGGAGGAGCAGGTCCACGCGCTCATCGGCCTGACCTCCTCGGGGGTGACGCTCAGTTCGGCGTCCGCCATCCGCGACCTGGGCGTTCCGTTCACGCTGACGGACATCGGGACGCCGTGGATCACCGAGCACGACACGGAGACGTACGGCTCCTTCTTCGAGGACGACAACGGGAAGGCCGCCGGGATCCCCAACCTGTTCCGGACGAACGCCAACACGACGGTCAACACCTACGCGATGGCGAAGTTCGCCGTCGAGGAACTCGACGTCACGCGCGTCGCCAACATCGGCCCGGACTACGCCTACGGGTCGCAGACGTGGGACTACTTCAAGGCGTTCGGGGACGCGCTGGGCGGCGACTTCGAGTACGTCGAATCGGTGTTCCCCAAGCTCGGGGCCAGCGACATGACCCCGCAGATCAACCAGGTCAAGAGCGCCAACCCAGACCTCGTGTTCACGTCCTTCTGGGCGGGTGACGCCGTCACCTTCGTCCAGCAGGCGACCGCGCAGGGACTGTTCGACCAGGTGGACGACGTCTTCGACACGCTGGGTGCCGACCCGACGGTGTTCGAGGCGCTCGGCAGTTCGATGCCCGAGGGGTACCACTACTCCTCGTGGTACTGGCACTCGGCGTACGACAACAAGGCCAACGAGGAGTTCGTCAAGGCGTACAAGGAGGCCAACGACGGCTCGATCCCCTCGTTCACCGGACCGAGCACCTACTCCTCGATCTGGCTGTACAAGCGCGCCATGGAGAACGCGGAGAGCACGAAACCGGAGGACGTCATCGCCGAGATGGAGGGGATGGAGTACGACGGCCCGCGGGGCAAGTGGAAGATCGATCCCGACAGCCACCAGGCGACCGCGCCGACCATCATCGGCGAGACCAGCACGAAGGACGACGTCCCCTACGACGGCGTGGGACTGAAGCCCGTCCAGTCGGTCTCGCTCGACAAGAAGACCGCCCAGGACCTCCTGAAGGGAACCGGTCTGCCTCCGGGACTGTGA
- a CDS encoding branched-chain amino acid ABC transporter permease yields MSYGVRERLLDGERSSVQYAVLAAVLVAAPFLVGPFETRLLTEVLIFAVFATAFNLLYGYTGLLSFGHAMFVAAAGYTLAQFVKNGSSALGFPDLFGGASVLVTFVVAVVLAVLVATLLAVVVGYLSVQLQEIYFAMITLSFSMAVFVVANQNIGGLTNGSDGLSFILGRVDLFGVEFTLMNIRDPIVYYFVVLAVFAAAMYALWRVVNSPFGMICTAIRENPERAEALGINETFHSWMTFIVSGAFSGLAGALLVPLRTGITPDLAYWSFSAEPVIMTVIGGPYSFAGPAVGAFVYEYLREFINSYPTLANRWQFAFGFVLLLVVLFFDNGVAGGIERLRAWLGETGEHYREGGFAAVVSFARASVVRRVASARDAVTGRPAGRERERKPSDD; encoded by the coding sequence ATGAGCTACGGAGTCCGTGAGCGTCTCCTCGACGGGGAACGCTCGAGTGTCCAGTACGCGGTGCTCGCGGCGGTGCTCGTCGCGGCACCGTTCCTCGTTGGGCCGTTCGAGACGCGACTGCTCACCGAAGTGCTGATCTTCGCCGTGTTCGCGACGGCGTTCAACCTCCTGTACGGCTACACGGGGTTGCTCTCGTTCGGCCACGCGATGTTCGTCGCGGCGGCGGGCTACACGCTCGCGCAGTTCGTCAAGAACGGTAGCTCGGCGCTCGGCTTTCCCGACCTGTTCGGCGGGGCGTCGGTGCTGGTGACGTTCGTCGTCGCCGTCGTCCTCGCCGTGCTCGTCGCGACGCTGCTCGCGGTGGTCGTCGGCTACCTCAGCGTCCAGTTGCAGGAGATCTACTTCGCGATGATCACGCTGTCGTTCAGCATGGCCGTCTTCGTCGTCGCGAACCAGAACATCGGCGGCCTCACCAACGGGAGCGACGGCCTCTCGTTCATCCTCGGACGGGTCGACCTGTTCGGCGTCGAGTTCACGCTGATGAACATTAGGGACCCCATCGTCTACTACTTCGTCGTGCTCGCGGTCTTCGCCGCGGCGATGTACGCGCTCTGGCGGGTGGTCAACTCGCCCTTCGGGATGATCTGTACGGCCATCCGGGAGAACCCCGAGCGCGCGGAGGCCCTCGGGATCAACGAGACCTTCCACAGCTGGATGACGTTCATCGTCTCGGGGGCGTTCTCGGGGCTCGCCGGCGCGCTCCTCGTCCCGTTACGGACGGGCATCACGCCCGATCTGGCCTACTGGTCGTTCTCCGCGGAGCCGGTCATCATGACCGTCATCGGCGGCCCCTACTCGTTCGCCGGTCCCGCCGTCGGCGCGTTCGTCTACGAGTACCTCCGGGAGTTCATCAACAGCTACCCGACGCTGGCGAACCGCTGGCAGTTCGCCTTCGGGTTCGTCCTGTTGCTCGTCGTGCTGTTCTTCGACAACGGCGTCGCGGGCGGGATCGAACGGCTCCGCGCCTGGCTCGGGGAGACCGGGGAGCACTACCGCGAGGGCGGCTTCGCGGCGGTCGTCTCGTTCGCTCGCGCCTCCGTCGTCCGGCGGGTCGCGTCCGCCCGAGACGCGGTGACCGGACGCCCCGCGGGACGAGAGCGCGAGCGGAAACCGAGCGACGACTGA
- a CDS encoding enoyl-CoA hydratase/isomerase family protein → MIRYDLRDDVAWITIDRPEKRNALHLDGWDDLRAALSRASDEARVAVVTGAGDAFCAGDDVATLAELDDEAAVRALSDRLYEGLHGVEALSVPVIAAVNGLAYGGGFELVAAADLAVAVEGATFALPETRIGAYPPYAVARVGDLCGKKRLMELALTGEPIDAATAREWGLVNRVVPAEELSDAVGTLVDRILESPAPATRLAKAYAAVALADADERERIAGGFARVAAAEDCRDATRAFLER, encoded by the coding sequence ATGATCCGCTACGACCTGCGCGACGACGTCGCCTGGATCACCATCGACAGACCCGAGAAGCGGAACGCGCTCCACCTCGACGGGTGGGACGACCTGCGCGCGGCGCTCTCCCGCGCGAGCGACGAGGCCCGCGTCGCGGTCGTCACCGGGGCGGGCGACGCCTTCTGCGCCGGCGACGACGTCGCGACGCTCGCCGAACTGGACGACGAGGCGGCCGTCCGCGCGCTGAGCGACCGTCTCTACGAGGGTCTCCACGGCGTGGAGGCGCTCTCTGTCCCCGTGATCGCCGCCGTCAACGGACTCGCCTACGGCGGCGGGTTCGAACTCGTCGCCGCGGCGGACCTCGCGGTCGCCGTCGAGGGCGCGACGTTCGCGCTCCCCGAGACGCGCATCGGGGCGTACCCGCCCTACGCGGTGGCCCGCGTCGGCGACCTCTGCGGGAAGAAGCGACTCATGGAACTCGCGCTCACCGGCGAACCGATCGACGCCGCCACCGCCCGCGAGTGGGGGCTGGTAAACCGCGTCGTCCCCGCGGAGGAACTGTCCGACGCGGTCGGAACGCTCGTCGATCGGATCCTCGAGTCGCCGGCCCCCGCGACGCGGCTGGCGAAGGCGTACGCCGCCGTCGCGCTGGCTGACGCCGACGAGCGCGAACGGATCGCCGGCGGGTTCGCGCGGGTCGCCGCGGCGGAGGACTGCCGCGACGCGACCCGGGCGTTCCTCGAACGCTGA
- a CDS encoding ester cyclase, giving the protein MATQQSMEERNVDLVRRFVAEVVNERRYERIPEFFSPEYVRHDPAVAGDARGPERFEETVRAFHAGFPDEEMVVDDVFAAGDKVCLRYTVTGTHTGEFMGMEPTGEPVEMTAIAVHRIGEDGTVAETWVNYDSLGLMEQIGAVPPRDEPTAE; this is encoded by the coding sequence ATGGCAACGCAACAGTCGATGGAGGAGCGAAACGTGGACCTCGTCCGACGGTTCGTAGCGGAGGTCGTAAACGAGCGGCGCTACGAGCGCATCCCGGAGTTCTTCTCGCCGGAGTACGTGCGCCACGACCCCGCGGTCGCGGGTGACGCGCGCGGGCCGGAACGGTTCGAGGAGACGGTCCGGGCGTTCCACGCGGGGTTCCCGGACGAGGAGATGGTCGTCGACGACGTCTTCGCCGCGGGGGACAAGGTGTGCCTCCGGTACACCGTGACGGGGACGCACACGGGCGAGTTCATGGGAATGGAACCGACGGGCGAACCCGTCGAGATGACGGCCATCGCCGTCCACCGCATCGGCGAGGACGGCACGGTCGCCGAGACCTGGGTGAACTACGACTCGCTCGGCCTCATGGAACAGATCGGGGCCGTCCCGCCCCGCGACGAGCCGACGGCGGAGTGA
- a CDS encoding RNB domain-containing ribonuclease codes for MTSQQDQAAAGTAEGQGPVEIDEELARHLRNKREQLFEKFDIRDAFPPTVLEEAERRTEGVQQEIRDEVGDRRDLRDLTTWTTDPIDAQDFDDALSIEREDGAYRLWVHIADVTHYVHPGSEMWAEAVERGNTVYLPAYTIHMLPPALAETVCSLVPEEDRLAHTVEMVVDDETLSYESIDIYKSVIRSDERLTYTQAENRLDDPDAPLHEECSLVFELADRMHEQRKEDGSLVLNPSRDRAHTIIEECMLKANKAVTHVLMFQRGVEAMYRVHPQPTPQEWDRALKEIQELDGVNIPGDSWDDPRKAVNATLEQAPGRQLHKIQRAVMRVMPRAKYMNDPFGGHHALNFEIYGHFTSPIRRLSDLINHWIVHENDVPEDLLELCDRASDKQKNAEQCEREYKQFLQEVGLDPYAVNNRGLRVVEDEEDEEEEESEGTDGETDEGTEEEATAEADAEAEGTVE; via the coding sequence ATGACCAGTCAGCAGGACCAGGCGGCGGCCGGGACGGCCGAGGGCCAGGGTCCGGTCGAGATCGACGAGGAACTCGCGCGACACCTGCGGAACAAGCGCGAACAACTCTTCGAGAAGTTCGACATCCGCGACGCGTTCCCGCCGACAGTGCTCGAGGAGGCCGAACGGCGCACCGAGGGCGTCCAGCAGGAGATACGGGACGAGGTCGGCGACCGGCGGGACCTCCGCGACCTGACGACGTGGACGACCGACCCGATCGACGCCCAGGACTTCGACGACGCGCTCTCGATCGAGCGCGAGGACGGCGCGTACCGCCTCTGGGTCCACATCGCCGACGTCACCCACTACGTCCACCCGGGCAGCGAGATGTGGGCGGAGGCCGTCGAGCGCGGCAACACCGTCTACCTCCCCGCGTACACCATCCACATGCTCCCGCCGGCCCTGGCGGAGACCGTCTGCTCGCTCGTGCCCGAGGAGGACCGGCTCGCGCACACCGTCGAGATGGTCGTCGACGACGAGACGCTCTCCTACGAGTCCATCGACATCTACAAGTCCGTCATCCGGAGCGACGAGCGGCTCACCTACACGCAGGCGGAGAACCGCCTCGACGACCCCGACGCCCCGCTGCACGAGGAGTGCTCGCTCGTCTTCGAACTCGCGGATCGGATGCACGAGCAGCGCAAGGAGGACGGCTCGCTCGTCCTGAACCCCTCCCGGGACCGCGCGCACACCATCATCGAGGAGTGCATGCTGAAGGCGAACAAGGCCGTCACGCACGTGCTCATGTTCCAGCGCGGCGTCGAGGCGATGTACCGCGTCCACCCCCAGCCCACGCCCCAGGAGTGGGACCGCGCGCTCAAGGAGATCCAGGAACTCGACGGCGTGAACATCCCGGGGGACTCGTGGGACGATCCCCGCAAGGCGGTCAACGCCACGCTCGAACAGGCACCCGGCCGTCAGCTCCACAAGATCCAGCGCGCCGTGATGCGCGTGATGCCCCGCGCGAAGTACATGAACGACCCCTTCGGCGGCCACCACGCGCTCAACTTCGAGATCTACGGCCACTTCACCAGCCCCATCCGCCGGCTGTCCGACCTCATCAACCACTGGATCGTCCACGAGAACGACGTCCCCGAGGACCTCCTCGAACTCTGCGACCGCGCGAGCGACAAGCAGAAGAACGCCGAGCAGTGCGAGCGCGAGTACAAGCAGTTCCTCCAGGAGGTCGGTCTGGACCCCTACGCCGTGAACAACCGCGGACTGCGCGTCGTCGAGGACGAGGAAGACGAGGAGGAGGAGGAGTCCGAGGGGACAGACGGAGAGACCGACGAGGGGACGGAAGAGGAGGCGACGGCCGAGGCGGACGCCGAGGCCGAAGGGACCGTCGAGTAG
- a CDS encoding DUF7562 family protein — protein sequence MWGTRKGENGGVVCVACGQTVQRSAAREYDKEGDRWSRRGKTFEYLCKRCHRELCHQPRDELEALLVDIEREGRRGQGDFLRRYNEVVEERYGSLEERGR from the coding sequence ATGTGGGGCACGCGAAAGGGCGAGAACGGCGGCGTCGTCTGTGTGGCCTGCGGCCAGACCGTCCAGCGATCCGCCGCGCGCGAGTACGACAAGGAGGGCGACCGCTGGTCGCGCCGCGGGAAGACGTTCGAGTACCTCTGTAAGCGCTGTCATCGCGAGCTGTGTCACCAACCGCGCGACGAACTCGAGGCGCTGCTCGTCGACATCGAGCGGGAGGGGCGACGGGGGCAAGGGGACTTCCTCCGGCGGTACAACGAGGTCGTCGAGGAGCGGTACGGGTCGCTCGAGGAGCGCGGCCGGTGA
- a CDS encoding RNA-binding protein, with protein MQVKSRHHLRSDEIERVKETLADGLGVDLDGDAFERVAFVDDDTDLVLVDGDPVVVYFDDEPFLTVRGANAFPPDHHVVTVDAGAVSFVSDGADVMRPGITEADEAIEAGDLVAIAEETHGKVLAVGRALEDGDDLTGDSGKVVESLHHVGDELYNATF; from the coding sequence ATGCAGGTCAAGTCCCGTCACCACCTCCGCAGCGACGAGATCGAGCGCGTGAAGGAGACGCTCGCCGACGGACTCGGCGTCGACCTCGACGGCGACGCCTTCGAGCGCGTCGCGTTCGTCGACGACGACACCGACCTCGTCCTCGTCGACGGCGACCCCGTCGTCGTCTACTTCGACGACGAACCGTTCCTCACCGTCCGCGGGGCCAACGCGTTCCCCCCCGACCACCACGTCGTCACCGTGGACGCCGGCGCGGTCTCGTTCGTCTCCGACGGCGCGGACGTGATGCGCCCCGGCATCACCGAGGCGGACGAGGCCATCGAGGCGGGCGACCTGGTCGCCATCGCCGAGGAGACCCACGGGAAGGTGCTCGCCGTCGGGCGCGCGCTCGAGGACGGCGACGACCTCACCGGGGACTCCGGGAAGGTGGTCGAGTCGCTCCACCACGTCGGCGACGAACTCTACAACGCCACCTTTTAG
- the ygfZ gene encoding CAF17-like 4Fe-4S cluster assembly/insertion protein YgfZ, whose protein sequence is MTVIEDVHADHGAAFVERGGRRVVATYGRTERTHRAVRNGVGVVELGSGVVEVTGEDRVEFVDNAVSNRVPDEDGRGAYCLLLDPQGRIEADLYVYNAGERLLLFCPPDRAGPIADDWRGKTFIQDVSIRVATDDLAVFGVHGPSATEKIASVLNRAGAPEPALTFVRGSMGDAGVTVIAGDGLAGEEGYEVICAADAAAEVFDTLVNHGMNAVPFGYETWDSLTLEAGTPLYETELRGRVPNVAGVRNALDFEKGCYVGQEVVSRVENRGRPSKRLVGLACDAVPESGAAVLSDGSAVGEVTRGAEGPSHGGPIALAYVPFDFDGDPTVRIDGEERGARAVDLPFVEGSARSARLPTYPDG, encoded by the coding sequence ATGACCGTCATCGAGGACGTACACGCCGACCACGGCGCGGCGTTCGTCGAGCGCGGCGGACGGCGCGTCGTCGCCACCTACGGTCGCACCGAGCGCACCCACCGCGCGGTGCGTAACGGCGTCGGCGTCGTCGAACTCGGCTCCGGCGTCGTCGAGGTGACCGGCGAGGACCGCGTCGAGTTCGTCGACAACGCCGTCTCGAACCGCGTCCCCGACGAGGACGGCCGCGGCGCGTACTGCCTCCTGCTCGACCCGCAGGGCCGCATCGAGGCCGACCTCTACGTCTACAACGCCGGGGAGCGCCTGCTCCTGTTCTGCCCGCCCGACCGCGCGGGCCCCATCGCCGACGACTGGCGCGGGAAGACGTTCATCCAGGACGTCTCGATCCGCGTCGCGACCGACGACCTCGCCGTCTTCGGCGTCCACGGCCCGAGCGCGACCGAGAAGATCGCGAGCGTCCTCAACCGCGCCGGCGCGCCGGAACCCGCGCTCACCTTCGTCCGCGGGTCGATGGGCGACGCCGGCGTCACCGTGATCGCGGGCGACGGCCTCGCGGGCGAGGAGGGGTACGAGGTGATCTGCGCCGCGGACGCCGCCGCCGAGGTGTTCGACACCCTCGTCAATCACGGGATGAACGCCGTCCCCTTCGGCTACGAGACGTGGGACTCGCTCACGCTCGAGGCCGGCACCCCCCTCTACGAGACGGAACTCCGCGGTCGCGTCCCCAACGTCGCGGGCGTCCGCAACGCCCTCGACTTCGAGAAGGGCTGTTACGTCGGCCAGGAGGTCGTCTCCCGCGTCGAGAACCGCGGACGCCCCTCGAAGCGCCTCGTCGGCCTCGCGTGCGACGCCGTTCCCGAATCCGGCGCGGCCGTCCTCTCGGACGGTTCGGCGGTCGGCGAGGTCACCCGCGGCGCGGAGGGACCGAGCCACGGCGGGCCGATCGCGCTCGCCTACGTCCCGTTCGACTTCGACGGCGACCCCACGGTGCGGATCGACGGCGAGGAGCGCGGGGCGCGCGCCGTCGACCTGCCGTTCGTCGAGGGGAGCGCGCGCTCGGCCCGGCTGCCGACGTACCCGGACGGGTGA
- a CDS encoding DUF6432 family protein, with protein sequence MRAKREFRNRDETQVAVLDALVERGSEGMTVLELRTRVDAEIDALDEALTALKADGLIETATRSNDRMVLVPADHVVPDGDEDELPSLFERLRERLPF encoded by the coding sequence ATGCGTGCCAAGCGGGAGTTCCGCAACCGCGACGAGACGCAGGTCGCGGTGCTCGACGCCCTCGTCGAGCGCGGGAGCGAGGGGATGACCGTCCTCGAACTCCGCACGCGCGTCGACGCCGAGATCGACGCGCTCGACGAGGCGCTGACGGCGCTGAAGGCCGACGGCCTAATCGAGACTGCCACCCGTTCGAACGACCGGATGGTGCTCGTCCCGGCGGATCACGTCGTCCCCGACGGCGACGAGGACGAACTGCCGTCGCTGTTCGAGCGCCTCCGCGAGCGCCTCCCCTTCTGA